The following is a genomic window from Corynebacterium incognita.
AGGGCGAGCCGGGCTACGCCTTCTCCGACGCCGAGCGCGACCAGCAGCTCGAGGAGGGCCTGAACGCCGGCCGCAAGATCAACAAGGACGACGGCATTCAGCGCTACAAGGGTCTGGGTGAGATGAACCCGAACGAGCTGTGGGAGACCACGCTCGATCCGACCACGCGCATCCTGCGCCGCGTCGACCTCGAGGATGCCCAGCGCGCGGACGAGCTGTTCTCCATCCTCATGGGCGACGACGTCGCCGCGCGACGCTCGTTCATCACCCGCCGCGCGAAGGACGTCCGCTTCCTGGACATCTAGCCCATCTGGGCTTCGATGACCCGAGCGATATCGGGAACCTTGGCCTCGAGAATCTTGGCAGCCTTGTTCCGCAGGGAACCGTAGGCCTTTGCCAGGCTTCCCGGGGCCTTTTCTGCGAGTTTGTCGGCGGTATCCACGATCGAATTCGCTACCTCCGCCGAGCGCGGCTCCACAAAGGTGCCAAAGTCCGCGGCGCCCGCGCCCTGGTACTCCTGCCACAACGGCTCCAGATCGCCGAGCAGGCCGGGGAGAACCTTGTTGACGCCCTTCGGCACGATGTCGGCGTCAACTTTCGTCGCGGCGCCCACGGCGCCCTTGATGGCCATGCCGCTGAGTCCGGACTGCTCGGACACGGTGGTCTCCACAAACTCGGTGAGTGCATTCACGGTCTGCGCGCGGCGGGTGCCTTCGAGCAGCTGAGAAAGATTAGACACGGGAAACCTCGATTCCGTAGAGCTTCAATAGGGTGGGGACCTGAGAGAGCACAGCCGCAGGCACGCCGACGATCAACGCGATGTCGAGAGGCGAAGAACCCGTGAGCGACGATCCACTCGACGCATGCGCCGTCGGAGCGCCGATTAACGATACTGCTACCAGTGCTGCTGCAAGCCTTTTTCTCTTAGTCATAGGACTCAATTTACCTGGACGCCCAATGCCGCGTGAGCACAGCAGAACACAATTGGGCAAACTTTTCGTTGCCGTCACTCAACGGCCGCAGCGCTACGATCACCTTCTCCAGCGCCTGCACCTGCTCGGCAGCCGTTCCATGAACCGCGATCCCATCGATCTTCGCATTCACCACGGCGGCAGCTGCGACGAGCGCGGAAAAGTCCACGATTACCACGTTCCGCCGCGCGCAAAACTCGCGCGCAATCAGCAGCAACTGCTCCGCCGTCATGATCGTGCCCGGCGGATTTCGGCCTCGAGGTGGGCGCGGCCGTCGAGAAGCTCTCTGGCGAGCTCCTGGACCTGGGAATCACTGAGCGTTCGCGCGGCCGTGGACACGATAGCGCGCACCGCCGCCTCGTGTTTGGAGGTGCCGAGCGCCGACGCCAACACCGTCAGCGCGTGATCTTGTTGCGCAGTGAGTCGAAGGGTCATTGCCATAGCCGCATGATACCACTGTGATACCACTTCCATGTCTAACAGCGCCGCAGACGCCCGAATAGCGTAAAATGGCCGGTTATGAGCGAGAATAACGAGGGTCTGTTCGACCAAATTCAACCCATCGACATCAACGATGAGATGGAAAAGAGCTACATCGATTACGCGATGTCCGTGATCGTCGGCCGCGCCCTGCCGGACGTGCGCGACGGCCTCAAGCCGGTGCACCGCCGCATCCTCTACGCGATGTACGACAACGGCTACCGCCCCGAGCGTTCCTACGTGAAGTCCGCCAAGCCGGTCGCCGACACCATGGGTAACTACCACCCACACGGCGACTCCGCGATCTACGACACCTTGGTGCGTATGGCGCAGCCGTGGGCAATGCGTTACCCGCTTGTCGACGGCCAGGGTAACTTCGGCTCCCCAGGCAACGACGGCCCTGCGGCCATGCGTTATACCGAGTCCAAGCTGACCCCGCTCGCTATGGAAATGGTGCGCGATATCCGCGAAAACGTCGTGGACTTCTCGCCCAACTACGACGGCAAGGCCCAGGAGCCTGACGTCCTGCCTTCGCGCGTTCCGAACCTGCTCATGAACGGTTCCGGCGGCATCGCCGTCGGCATGGCCACCAACATCCCGCCGCACAACCTGGGCGAGCTTGCCGACGCCATCTACTGGATGCTCGAGAACCCCGAGGCCTCCGAAGAGGAGACCCTTGAGGCCGCCATGAAGTTCGTGAAGGGTCCCGATTTCCCGACCGCCGGCCAGATCGTGGGCGACAACGGCATCCGCGACGCCTACACCACCGGCCGCGGCTCCATCCGCATGCGCGGCGTGACCTCCATCGAGGAGTCCGGCTCCCGCCAGACCATCGTTATTACGGAGCTGCCGTACCAGGTCAACCCGGACAACCTCGTCGCCTCCATCGCGGAGCACGTGGCCAACGGCAAGATTGCTGGTATCTCCAAGATCGAGGACGAGTCCTCCGACCGCGTCGGCATGCGCATCGTGGTCACCCTCAAGCGCGACGCCGTGGCCCGCGTGGTGCTCAACAACCTGTACAAGCACAGCCAGCTCCAGACCTCCTTCGGCGCGAACATGCTGTCCATCGTCGATGGCGTGCCGCGCACCCTGCGCTTGGATCAGATGCTGCGCTTCTACGTCGCGCACCAGATCGAGGTCATCGTGCGCCGTACCCAGTACCGCCTCGACGAGGCCGAAAAGCGCGCCCACATCCTCCGCGGCCTGGTCAAGGCCCTGGATATGCTGGACGAGGTCATTGCTCTGATCCGTCGTTCGCCCACCGTGGACGAGGCACGTGAGGGCTTGAAGGAGCTTCTCGACGTCGATAACGAGCAGGCCGATGCCATCCTGGCGATGCAGCTGCGCCGCCTGGCCGCCCTGGAGCGCCAGAAGATCGTTGACGAGTTGGAAGAAATCGAACGCGAAATCGCCGACCTCAAGGATATCCTCGCCCGCGAGGAGCGCCAGCGTGAGATCGTCAAGGACGAGCTGTCCGAAATTGTCGACAAGTACGGCGACGAGCGTCGTACCGAGATCGTTGCCGCCTCCGGCGACGTCACGGACGAGGACCTCATCGCCCGCGAGAACGTGGTGGTCACTATCACCGCGACCGGCTACGCCAAGCGCACCAAGGTGGACTCCTACAAGGCGCAAAAGCGCGGCGGCAAGGGCGTGCGCGGCGCGGAGCTCAAGCAGGACGACATCGTCAAGAACTTCTTCGTCTGCTCCACGCACGACTGGATCTTGTTCTTCACCAACTTCGGTCGCGTCTACCGCCTCAAGGCCTACGAGCTTCCCGAGGCGGGCCGCACCGCACGTGGCCAGCACGTGGCTAACCTGCTGGAGTTCCAGCCGGAAGAGAAGATCGCACAGGTCATTCAGATTCAGTCCTATGAGGACGCTCCTTACCTCGTCCTCGCCACCAAGCAGGGACGCGTGAAGAAGTCCCGCCTCACCGACTACGAGTCCGCACGATCCGCTGGCCTCATCGCCATCAACCTCAACGAGGGTGACGCGCTGATCGGCGCCTCACTCGTCGACGAGGGTGACGACATCCTGCTCACCTCCGAGCAGGGCCAGGCCATCCGTTTCACCGCTGACGACGACCAGTTGCGTCCGATGGGCCGCGCTACCGCGGGCGTGAAGGGCATGCGTTTCCGCGGCGACGACCAGCTACTGTCCATGTCTGTGGTCCGCGATGGCCAGTTCCTTCTCGTGGCCACCTCCGGCGGCTACGGCAAGCGCACGGCCATCGAGGAGTACACCACGCAAGGCCGCGGCGGCCTGGGCGTGATGACTTTCAAGTACACGCCGAAGCGTGGAAAGCTCATCGGCGCCATCGCTGTGGATGAGGACGACGAGATCTTCGCTATCACCTCCGTGGGCGGCGTCATCCGAACCGAAGTCAACCAAATCCGCCCGTCGTCCCGCGCCACCATGGGCGTGCGTCTGGTTAACCTCTCTGAGGACGTCGAACTCCTTGCGATTGACCGCAACGTGGAGGAAGATGGTGAGGAAAATGCCCAGGCCATTGCCAAGGGCGAGATGACCCTCGAGGACCTGAAGGAAGGCGAATAATCCATGGCGCGACGAGAATTCACCATCACGCGGATTAGCCCGCTTTCCGCGTTCCGCGTTGGGCTCGCGTTCTCCGTCGTGGGGCTCATTGCCTGGCTTCTCGCGGTGTCCATCCTGTACTTCGGCATGGACCAGGCGGGCATCTGGGACTCCATCAACGGCCTCGTCACTGAGGTCGGCGGCACCTCCGCATTGTCGTACGGCATCGTGCTCTCTGCCGCCGCCCTCTTAGGCGCCGTGTGTGCTGTGTCCACGACCATCCTGGCGCCCCTGCTCGCCCTCATTTACAACGCCGTCGTTGCCCTCTTCGGCGGTCTGGAAATTGAGTGGGAGGAAGAGCTTCACCAGTAGCCCTAAATATAGCTACTGACCAGGCGATTTGTAATAGTGGCCGATGGGTATGTAAAGTTCATATTCGTTCCAAGCGCGGGCCTATAGCTCAGTCGGTTAGAGCGCATCGCTGATAACGATGAGGTCGCTGGTTCGATTCCAGCTAGGCCCACCAGGAACGAATGGGGCATTAGCTCAATTGGTAGAGCATCTGCTTTGCAAGCAGAAGGTCAGGAGTTCGATTCTCCTATGCTCCACAGGTAAAACCTCGGACAATGGTCCGAGGTTTCTTGTATTTTCAGACTATGAAGCTACGTGCAATCACTATTCATGATGCAGAGGATATTTAGGGTTAAGTAGCAAAAAGTGTGTCTGCCGGCGTGTCGTCGGCATCGGGGGTTAGCGTAGTGGGCCTTTCCGGATTCTGATGTCGGGGTCGTAGGTGTCTGGGATAGTGTTGTCGTAGAAGGCTGGGCGTCCGGTTTCTTGGTCGGCTGCGTTGTGGTCTTCAGGTTCTAGGTCGTTGACTTTGGCGAGTTGATCTAGTCCGAAGTTGCACTGCCTGGCGATTTGTAATGGGTCGTCAGGCAGTTGCGTTTTGCTGTGCAGCCACCACTCGAGCATGCGCCGTTGTCGCTCTCCTGAACGCCCTCTGTGTATTCGGGCTAAGAGCTTGAGTTGGGAGTTGATTGCTCCTTCCAGGCTGTTTGTCGTCGATGCCCATTGTGGGTTGATGGATTTCGGGTCGGGTTCGATGTAGGTAAACAAGAATCCTTTCTTCGATAGGTTCAGCAACGACATGTAGGCCTGGCGCACGCGTGGGTGGGTGTATTCCCAGGTTTTTGTGGCGGTGCGTCGGTCTTTGGGCAGTGGTGTCTTTTCGTTGAGGAAGTCGTGGTAGACCTGCCCGTATTCGTGTAGGTGGACTGTCCATTGCGCTGCTTGTTCCGCTGTAGAAACAGCGGTGAGCTGTAGTGCTAGTTGGTAGATGGCTTGTCCTGCAGGGGTGCGTGGCCGGCTGGTGGTGTAGCGGCGTACGACGCGTTGTGCGTGGACGAGGCAGCGTTGAATTTTGGTGTTGGGCCACAGCTTTTTAATCGCGCTATATGCGCCGCGTCCGCCGTCCATGACAACGCATAGCGGCGGCGCTAGTTGGCTGAGCAGTTCTAGGTAGGCCTGTGTTGATTCGGCTTTCGCCCAGTGCCAGGTGATGACATGGGTGCGGGTAGCGGCGATAAGCAGGCATCCTGCGGCGGTGTAGGTGCCGTCGATAAAGACCTGGTCAAAGATGCGTTCCGGGTCGACCGTGTTGGGGATGTCGATAAGCCACAACGGCCGGAAGCGTCGATCCATACTCCACCTGCTTAGCCCACGTTCCTGAGCGATGGCGCTAAGCGTTTTATGCGCGGTGACGTAGGCGTGGAAATCGAGGAAATCTTGGGTGTGGCGCTTATCCGTCCTGGAACGTGTCAGGGATTGTCCGCAGCTGGGTGCGGTGCAGCGCCAGCGGGTTTTGCCTGCTTTTGTTGTGCCGTTTTTCTTCATCGCCCCTGCACAACCGGGACATCGTGGTCTGTTTGTAGTCACCGAACTAGCAAACAAGATCCGCTTACCACACCAGCTCGTCAGATCCCGGTATTGAACGAAAACGGAGGTGGAATAACGCCGCAGACGTTATTCCACCCTGATTTATCTACTCTTACCAGCATGTATCACGGTTTACTGGACACACTTTTTGCTACTTAACCCGATATTTACCTCACGTGCATCGATGCCGATACGCAGCGGTTCACGACAATCCCTGCGAACTACACGCGCGAGATGGCGACACAGTTCGCAAGCGAAGTCACTGACTCTCGCTGGGCCATCACCACACCAGAGTTTGGGGATCGCTACTGCGGCAACATTGAACTTCGGGCTATCGACGCCACTACTGCTGACGTCGGCTACAGCACCTCACCGTGGGCGCGGGGGAGTGGGCTACAAACTGCGGCCCTACAACAAGTCGTTGAGATCGCGCGGGAACGGAGATTCCACAACCTGTACTTGTGGGCTGACGTTGACAACGCTGCATCGAGACGCGTGGCGGAGAAGGCCGGCTTCTCCTTCGAAGGCCTTGATTCTGAGCGCCAGTGCCGCGAAGGGGTCAACACCGCAAAATATTCGCTTGACCTTAGCGCTGCACCTTCACGCGGACACCAGTTTCCGGGCGCGTGAGTATGCGCTTCCAGTCGAAGGTGAGGTCCTCCTGGTCGTCTGCAATCTTGATCTCGGGTTGGCAAAGCGCGGCAACGGTGATGGACAGCGCCGCGATGGCAATCTTCTCGCCGGGGCAGCGGTGTCCAGTCTTCACGTCCATGCCGCCTTGGGGAAGGAAACCGACGATGCTCTCGTAGTCGTCAACGCCCAGGAAGCGTTCCGGGTCGAAGGTGCCCGCGGCATGCCACGACTTGGGCCCGGTGTTCGTGTTGAGAATATCGATGAGCACCCGCTGGCCCTTATGGATAGGACAGCCAGAGACTTCCGTATCGTCCTTGGCAATGGCGGGCAGCATGGGCACGAAGGGTTTGGTACGGCGAACCTCTTGTGCGAACGCTACGGCCTCAGGGACGTCGATAAGCTGCCCACCGGCAGCGCTTCGAATCCGCTCGATCCACGCCTGGTTCTCCACCAACGCGGCTGCGGCGAAGGCCGCAAAGCGGGACACCGCAACGGTGGGGCGGGTGAGGTTTTGAAGCTCAATGCCGGCCGTTTTGGCGTCGAGAAGCTCACCGTTTTCGTCCACAAAGCCCGCGACGTTAGCGGCGACGGAACCCTCAGGAACCTCCATGATGCCCGCACGGATCTGTTCGATGACGCCCTCTGCCCAGCTATCGAGGCGCTTGCGCTCGACCCAGGCAACGGGATTGGTCACCGGACGCCCGAATGTGTCGAGCAGGCGGCTGTATTGCGCGGCGCGCTTGTTCATCTCGTCCTCGTCCATAGGCAGCCCAGCCCAACGAAATGCAGCACGGCCGAATGCGCGAGCGGCGTCGTCGTAGACGTTGCCCTCGTTGGTCTCCCACTCCTGGAGCATCTTTTCTACTTCTTCCGCGAGCAAGGGCTTAATCTCAGCGACGCGGGAATCATCGTATGCCTGCGCGATCATCTGTTCCTTGCGCACGCGGTGTGCTTCGCCGTCGAGGCCGTGGATGGCGCCCTTGCCGAACAGCGGTCCGGACACAAATGAAGGCATGGCGTTTTTGCGGACGAACTGTGCGGAGTCGTAGAAGGCGCGCACTCCTTCCTCGCCGCGGAGAATGGTCGTCTTTTTACCCAGCATAGACACGGTAATGGGGGTCTCGGAATCAGGGGAGAGACCTGCACGGCGACGAAGCTTGCCTGCGAAGAGGTAGCCGTCATTGAGGAAGTCGATTACTTTGTCTGGTGTCTTGAAAGTGGTGAGGTTAGGCATATGCCCATTGTTACCAAAGGTTGCGACATTATGTCTGGCAGCGCTCTGTACTGGGGTTTTGGAAGATTGAGCGGGCAGGACTAGAGTTATACGGCACTGGGGCATTAGCTCAATTGGTAGAGCATCTGCTTTGCAAGCAGAAGGTCAGGAGTTCGATTCTCCTATGCTCCACAGTAAGGGGCGGCTAGGGTTAAGTAGCAAAAAGTGTGTCTGCCGGCGTGTCGTCGGCATCGGGGGTTAGCGTAGTGGGCCTTTCCGGATTCTGATGTCGGGGTCGTAGGTGTCTGGGATAGTGTTGTCGTAGAAGGCTGGGCGTCCGGTTTCTTGGTCGGCTGCGTTGTGGTCTTCAGGTTCTAGGTCGTTGACTTTGGCGAGTTGATCTAGTCCGAAGTTGCACTGCCTGGCGATTTGTAATGGGTCGTCAGGCAGTTGCGTTTTGCTGTGCAGCCACCACTCGAGCATGCGCCGTTGTCGCTCTCCTGAACGCCCTCTGTGTATTCGGGCTAAGAGCTTGAGTTGGGAGTTGATTGCTCCTTCCAGGCTGTTTGTCGTCGATGCCCATTGTGGGTTGATGGATTTCGGGTCGGGTTCGATGTAGGTAAACAAGAATCCTTTCTTCGATAGGTTCAGCAACGACATGTAGGCCTGGCGCACGCGTGGGTGGGTGTATTCCCAGGTTTTTGTGGCGGTGCGTCGGTCTTTGGGCAGTGGTGTCTTTTCGTTGAGGAAGTCGTGGTAGACCTGCCCGTATTCGTGTAGGTGGACTGTCCATTGCGCTGCTTGTTCCGCTGTAGAAACAGCGGTGAGCTGTAGTGCTAGTTGGTAGATGGCTTGTCCTGCAGGGGTGCGTGGCCGGCTGGTGGTGTAGCGGCGTACGACGCGTTGTGCGTGGACGAGGCAGCGTTGAATTTTGGTGTTGGGCCACAGCTTTTTAATCGCGCTATATGCGCCGCGTCCGCCGTCCATGACAACGCATAGCGGCGGCGCTAGTTGGCTGAGCAGTTCTAGGTAGGCCTGTGTTGATTCGGCTTTCGCCCAGTGCCAGGTGATGACATGGGTGCGGGTAGCGGCGATAAGCAGGCATCCTGCGGCGGTGTAGGTGCCGTCGATAAAGACCTGGTCAAAGATGCGTTCCGGGTCGACCGTGTTGGGGATGTCGATAAGCCACAACGGCCGGAAGCGTCGATCCATACTCCACCTGCTTAGCCCACGTTCCTGAGCGATGGCGCTAAGCGTTTTATGCGCGGTGACGTAGGCGTGGAAATCGAGGAAATCTTGGGTGTGGCGCTTATCCGTCCTGGAACGTGTCAGGGATTGTCCGCAGCTGGGTGCGGTGCAGCGCCAGCGGGTTTTGCCTGCTTTTGTTGTGCCGTTTTTCTTCATCGCCCCTGCACAACCGGGACATCGTGGTCTGTTTGTAGTCACCGAACTAGCAAACAAGATCCGCTTACCACACCAGCTCGTCAGATCCCGGTATTGAACGAAAACGGAGGTGGAATAACGCCGCAGACGTTATTCCACCCTGATTTA
Proteins encoded in this region:
- a CDS encoding DUF6918 family protein, which translates into the protein MSNLSQLLEGTRRAQTVNALTEFVETTVSEQSGLSGMAIKGAVGAATKVDADIVPKGVNKVLPGLLGDLEPLWQEYQGAGAADFGTFVEPRSAEVANSIVDTADKLAEKAPGSLAKAYGSLRNKAAKILEAKVPDIARVIEAQMG
- a CDS encoding cell filamentation protein Fic, with amino-acid sequence MTAEQLLLIAREFCARRNVVIVDFSALVAAAAVVNAKIDGIAVHGTAAEQVQALEKVIVALRPLSDGNEKFAQLCSAVLTRHWASR
- a CDS encoding CopG family transcriptional regulator; translated protein: MAMTLRLTAQQDHALTVLASALGTSKHEAAVRAIVSTAARTLSDSQVQELARELLDGRAHLEAEIRRARS
- the gyrA gene encoding DNA gyrase subunit A translates to MSENNEGLFDQIQPIDINDEMEKSYIDYAMSVIVGRALPDVRDGLKPVHRRILYAMYDNGYRPERSYVKSAKPVADTMGNYHPHGDSAIYDTLVRMAQPWAMRYPLVDGQGNFGSPGNDGPAAMRYTESKLTPLAMEMVRDIRENVVDFSPNYDGKAQEPDVLPSRVPNLLMNGSGGIAVGMATNIPPHNLGELADAIYWMLENPEASEEETLEAAMKFVKGPDFPTAGQIVGDNGIRDAYTTGRGSIRMRGVTSIEESGSRQTIVITELPYQVNPDNLVASIAEHVANGKIAGISKIEDESSDRVGMRIVVTLKRDAVARVVLNNLYKHSQLQTSFGANMLSIVDGVPRTLRLDQMLRFYVAHQIEVIVRRTQYRLDEAEKRAHILRGLVKALDMLDEVIALIRRSPTVDEAREGLKELLDVDNEQADAILAMQLRRLAALERQKIVDELEEIEREIADLKDILAREERQREIVKDELSEIVDKYGDERRTEIVAASGDVTDEDLIARENVVVTITATGYAKRTKVDSYKAQKRGGKGVRGAELKQDDIVKNFFVCSTHDWILFFTNFGRVYRLKAYELPEAGRTARGQHVANLLEFQPEEKIAQVIQIQSYEDAPYLVLATKQGRVKKSRLTDYESARSAGLIAINLNEGDALIGASLVDEGDDILLTSEQGQAIRFTADDDQLRPMGRATAGVKGMRFRGDDQLLSMSVVRDGQFLLVATSGGYGKRTAIEEYTTQGRGGLGVMTFKYTPKRGKLIGAIAVDEDDEIFAITSVGGVIRTEVNQIRPSSRATMGVRLVNLSEDVELLAIDRNVEEDGEENAQAIAKGEMTLEDLKEGE
- a CDS encoding DUF3566 domain-containing protein; the protein is MARREFTITRISPLSAFRVGLAFSVVGLIAWLLAVSILYFGMDQAGIWDSINGLVTEVGGTSALSYGIVLSAAALLGAVCAVSTTILAPLLALIYNAVVALFGGLEIEWEEELHQ
- a CDS encoding IS1249 family transposase, with the translated sequence MTTNRPRCPGCAGAMKKNGTTKAGKTRWRCTAPSCGQSLTRSRTDKRHTQDFLDFHAYVTAHKTLSAIAQERGLSRWSMDRRFRPLWLIDIPNTVDPERIFDQVFIDGTYTAAGCLLIAATRTHVITWHWAKAESTQAYLELLSQLAPPLCVVMDGGRGAYSAIKKLWPNTKIQRCLVHAQRVVRRYTTSRPRTPAGQAIYQLALQLTAVSTAEQAAQWTVHLHEYGQVYHDFLNEKTPLPKDRRTATKTWEYTHPRVRQAYMSLLNLSKKGFLFTYIEPDPKSINPQWASTTNSLEGAINSQLKLLARIHRGRSGERQRRMLEWWLHSKTQLPDDPLQIARQCNFGLDQLAKVNDLEPEDHNAADQETGRPAFYDNTIPDTYDPDIRIRKGPLR
- a CDS encoding GNAT family N-acetyltransferase, whose product is MDADTQRFTTIPANYTREMATQFASEVTDSRWAITTPEFGDRYCGNIELRAIDATTADVGYSTSPWARGSGLQTAALQQVVEIARERRFHNLYLWADVDNAASRRVAEKAGFSFEGLDSERQCREGVNTAKYSLDLSAAPSRGHQFPGA
- a CDS encoding cytochrome P450 gives rise to the protein MPNLTTFKTPDKVIDFLNDGYLFAGKLRRRAGLSPDSETPITVSMLGKKTTILRGEEGVRAFYDSAQFVRKNAMPSFVSGPLFGKGAIHGLDGEAHRVRKEQMIAQAYDDSRVAEIKPLLAEEVEKMLQEWETNEGNVYDDAARAFGRAAFRWAGLPMDEDEMNKRAAQYSRLLDTFGRPVTNPVAWVERKRLDSWAEGVIEQIRAGIMEVPEGSVAANVAGFVDENGELLDAKTAGIELQNLTRPTVAVSRFAAFAAAALVENQAWIERIRSAAGGQLIDVPEAVAFAQEVRRTKPFVPMLPAIAKDDTEVSGCPIHKGQRVLIDILNTNTGPKSWHAAGTFDPERFLGVDDYESIVGFLPQGGMDVKTGHRCPGEKIAIAALSITVAALCQPEIKIADDQEDLTFDWKRILTRPETGVRVKVQR